CGGGTCGCCGACCTGTTCGCACCGGTCGGCAAGGGCCAGCGCGGACTGATCGTCGCTCCGCCGAAGAGCGGCAAGACCGTGCTGCTCCAGCAACTGGCCGCCGCCGTGGCCGGCAACCACCCGGAGTGCCGGCTGATGGTCCTCCTGCTGGACGAGCGGCCCGAGGAGGTCACCGAGATGCGCCGCTCGGTGCGCGGCGAGGTGTACGCCTCCACCTTCGACCGGGCGCCCAGGGAGCACATCGCCCTCGCGGAACTGGTCGTCGAGCGGGCCAAGCGGCTCGTCGAGGCCGGCGAGGACGTGGTCGTCCTGCTGGACTCGCTGACCCGGCTGTGCCGGGCGCACAACAACGCGGCGGGCGCCGGCGGCCGCACCCTGAGCGGCGGTGTCGACGCGGGCGCGCTGCTCGGGCCCAAGCGGTTCTTCGGCGCCGCCCGCGCGGCCGAGGAGGGCGGCTCGCTCACCATCCTCGCCACCGCCCTGGTGGACACCGGCTCCCGCGCCGACGGCTACTTCTTCGAGGAGCTGAAGAGCACGGGCAACATGGAGCTGCGCCTGGACCGGGAGGCGGCCGCCCGACGCCTCTTCCCGGCCGTGGACATCGACGCCACGGGTACCCGCCGCGAGGAACTCCTGCTCACCCCGGCGGAGTTGACGGCCACCCGCGGACTTCGCCGGGCCCTGCGCTCCCGGGAGGGTGCGCCCGCCGCCCTGGAGACCCTGCTGGAGCGGATGCGGGAGACACCCGGCAACGCCGCCTTCCTGCGCCGCGTCCAGCCGACGCTGCCCGCCGGCTGAGCGGCGCCCCCCGAGAAGGTACGGCGCGGGCATCCGGCATCCCCGGGCATCCGGCATCCGGCATCCGGCATCCGGCATCCGGGAAAGGTGCCGCGTGCGTCATCCGGGTTGCTCCACTGGGCCGTCCGGCCCGGGCAGCGCGCCACTTCACGTCGCCCTTCTTAGGTTGATCGTATGATCACCGGAATCACTCGTCGGACGGCCGTCTCCGCCTGTTCCCTGTGTGTGGCGGGCGTGCTGGCGCTCGCGCCGGCCGCCGCCGCGACCGCGCACCGTGCGGGGGATCCCGCGCCCCCGCGCCCCCGGGCCGCGGTGCCGCGGCCGTCCCTGCTCTTCCACCCGGGCCCCCA
Above is a genomic segment from Streptomyces collinus Tu 365 containing:
- the rho gene encoding transcription termination factor Rho — its product is MTTTLEPPHVRPAPASPLVAGVLDVDAHGKGHLRAVTCLSSPADPQVPPALIRRHGLRKGDLVEGVRGAQRALTEVTRVNGGDPDGSRTRRRFQDLTPLHPHERIRLEHPASGAAGRVADLFAPVGKGQRGLIVAPPKSGKTVLLQQLAAAVAGNHPECRLMVLLLDERPEEVTEMRRSVRGEVYASTFDRAPREHIALAELVVERAKRLVEAGEDVVVLLDSLTRLCRAHNNAAGAGGRTLSGGVDAGALLGPKRFFGAARAAEEGGSLTILATALVDTGSRADGYFFEELKSTGNMELRLDREAAARRLFPAVDIDATGTRREELLLTPAELTATRGLRRALRSREGAPAALETLLERMRETPGNAAFLRRVQPTLPAG